From Lolium perenne isolate Kyuss_39 chromosome 5, Kyuss_2.0, whole genome shotgun sequence, a single genomic window includes:
- the LOC139831186 gene encoding uncharacterized protein, translating into MLLYVAASNRAVSVVMVVERKEEGKELLVQRPVYYISEALTESKQRYPHYQKLVYSVLRAQRRLAPYFHEHLIKVVASTPLADIILNRDATGRVAKWAVELSVHNITYEPRRAIKSQALADFFVDWEEAHQPTSPVDFKHWTLYFDGSKNLEGAGAGIALISPKGDTMRYVLQLQFEPCTNNMAEYEALLHGMRIAKEMGATRLRCFGDSDLVASQTDNEIPLDPARLKLVLP; encoded by the exons ATGCTCCTCTACGTTGCCGCGTCCAACCGCGCCGTAAGTGTAGTCATGGTCGTCGAGCgcaaggaagaaggaaaggaGCTGCTCgtacagcgcccagtctactacatcagcgaagcccTCACCGAGTCAAAGCAACGATACCCACACTATCAGAAGCTGGTCTACTCGGTGCTCAGGGCCCAGCGGCGTctggccccttacttccacgagcacctcATCAAAGTTGTCGCTTCGAcgccactcgccgacatcatcctcAATCGCGACGCAACCGGTCGAgtcgccaagtgggcagtcgagctcAGCGTCCACAACATCACATACGAGCCACGCCGTGCGATCAAATCCCAGGCGCTggccgacttcttcgtcgactgggaggAAGCGCATCAGCCAACCTCCCCGGTGGACTTCAAGCATTGGACCCTCTACTTCGACGGCTCCAAGAACCTCGAAGGGGCAGGAGCAGGAATCGCCCTCATCTCACCAAAGGGCGACACCATGAGGTACGTCCTGCAGTTACAattcgagccctgcaccaacaacatggccgagtacgaaGCACTCCTCCATGGCATGCGCATCGCCAAGGAAATGGGCGCAACAAGGTTgcgctgcttcggcgactccgatctCGTCGCCAGCCAAACCGACAACGAGATCCCACTAGATCCTGCtag ACTAAAACTTgttctcccctaa
- the LOC127326356 gene encoding glycine-rich RNA-binding protein blt801 isoform X2 codes for MADGGAEYRCFVGGLAWATDDRGLEQAFSQYGEILDAKIINDRETGRSRGFGFVTFATDEAMRNAIEAMSGKELDGRNITVNEAQSRRSGGGGGGGGYGGQRGGGGGGYGGGGYGGDRGGGYGQGGGGYGQGGGGGGYGGQRGGGGYGGGGGGYGGGGGGDRWN; via the exons ATggcggacggcggcgcggagTACCGGTGCTTCGTCGGCGGGCTCGCCTGGGCCACCGACGACCGCGGCCTCGAGCAGGCCTTCAGCCAGTACGGCGAGATCCTCGACGCCAAG ATCATCAACGACCGCGAGACGGGCCGCTCCCGCGGCTTCGGCTTCGTCACCTTCGCCACCGACGAGGCCATGCGCAACGCCATCGAGGCCATGAGCGGGAAGGAGCTCGACGGACGCAACATCACCGTCAACGAGGCCCAGTCgcgccgctccggcggcgggggcggcggaggcggctacggcggccagcgcggcggcggaggcggcggctacggaggcggcggctacggcg GCGACCGTGGCGGCGGCTACGGCCAGGGCGGCGGTGGGTACGgccagggcggcggcggcggcggctacggcggccagcgcggcggcgggggctacggcggcggtggcggcggctacggcggcggcggcggcggcgaccgctgGAACTGA
- the LOC127326356 gene encoding glycine-rich RNA-binding protein blt801 isoform X1 has protein sequence MADGGAEYRCFVGGLAWATDDRGLEQAFSQYGEILDAKIINDRETGRSRGFGFVTFATDEAMRNAIEAMSGKELDGRNITVNEAQSRRSGGGGGGGGYGGQRGGGGGGYGGGGYGGDRGGGGGYGGDRGGGYGQGGGGYGQGGGGGGYGGQRGGGGYGGGGGGYGGGGGGDRWN, from the exons ATggcggacggcggcgcggagTACCGGTGCTTCGTCGGCGGGCTCGCCTGGGCCACCGACGACCGCGGCCTCGAGCAGGCCTTCAGCCAGTACGGCGAGATCCTCGACGCCAAG ATCATCAACGACCGCGAGACGGGCCGCTCCCGCGGCTTCGGCTTCGTCACCTTCGCCACCGACGAGGCCATGCGCAACGCCATCGAGGCCATGAGCGGGAAGGAGCTCGACGGACGCAACATCACCGTCAACGAGGCCCAGTCgcgccgctccggcggcgggggcggcggaggcggctacggcggccagcgcggcggcggaggcggcggctacggaggcggcggctacggcggcgaccgcggcggcggcggcggctacggaGGCGACCGTGGCGGCGGCTACGGCCAGGGCGGCGGTGGGTACGgccagggcggcggcggcggcggctacggcggccagcgcggcggcgggggctacggcggcggtggcggcggctacggcggcggcggcggcggcgaccgctgGAACTGA
- the LOC127326357 gene encoding ADP-ribosylation factor-like protein 2, whose product MGLLSIIRKIKRKEKEMRILMVGLDNSGKTTIVLKINGEDTSVISPTLGFNIKTIQYQKYSLNIWDVGGQKTIRSYWRNYFEQTDGLVWVVDSSDVRRLDDCRAELHNLLKEERLAGSSLLVFANKQDIQGALKPDEIAKVLNLEVMNKDRQWKIVGCSAYSGEGLLQGFDWLVQDIASRIYVLD is encoded by the exons ATGGGTCTTCTCAGCATCATCAGAAAAATCAAGCGCAAGGAAAAGGAGATGCGGATTCTCATGGT TGGCCTGGACAACTCGGGTAAGACAACTATTGTGCTCAAGATAAATGGAGAGGACACCAGTGTCATTAGCCCTACACTTGGCTTTAATATCAAGACCATCCAGTACCAAAA GTACTCGCTGAACATATGGGATGTCGGGGGACAGAAGACCATCCGTTCATATTGGAGGAACTACTTCGAGCAGACTGACGGCCTAGTTTGGGTGGTTGATAGCTCTGATGTCCGAAGGCTGGATGACTGTCGCGCTGAGCTCCACAATCTCCTGAAAGAAGAG AGACTAGCTGGATCATCGTTGTTGGTGTTTGCAAATAAACAAGACATTCAGGGCGCTCTGAAGCCCGACGAAATCGCCAAG GTTCTGAACCTTGAAGTGATGAACAAGGACCGTCAGTGGAAGATCGTGGGGTGCAGCGCCTACAGCGGCGAGGGTCTGCTCCAGGGTTTCGACTGGCTTGTGCAGGACATTGCCTCCCGCATCTACGTCCTCGACTGA